A single Anabas testudineus chromosome 10, fAnaTes1.2, whole genome shotgun sequence DNA region contains:
- the hdx gene encoding highly divergent homeobox isoform X3 — MAAPFPSSSRMDAWPQRRGLQTMNLRSVFTAEQQRILERYYENGMTNQSKACFQLILQCAQEAKLDFSVVRTWVGNKRRKLASKVDQNGGVSHSLSSHGLAGGLLSNHTLAGATLSSHSLAAGALLPAEMAAARNIQNRVHLLPPSSSFPSFSSTSSSPSSSSPLSSGSNNKNNNNDVILTGIYSLNSVPRSRPRTTAPASQSDSELSAHTSSSLINQALQSRNSSTTSPLHSKLGSLSQNLPSLTSASGPLVYTAVRKGSLPHGESGVSAGAGVVPHSWTRQYGTMQTRPWSSSSQSQAQPRPHSNPQPQPPAPQKTRVSLPAQNSSPASEQTPRIQQVFTLSERGEGDRIRPAPATTWKGKQSRRPAPLSLDTSHNFSIAMETADEEDEWQREEELANMAAQTHIHKEQTSPGPNEAEVSVVRGSHTPPMTGSRPPLLHSNTDLQGSYSLTAQTSLTGESSSQTSVSVSAAPWVISNSRKRTLQDRTQFSDGDLIQLKRYWDRGMTSLGSVCREKITAAAHQLNVDTEIVKTWISNRRRKYRLMGIEIPPPKGGPAVFTNSSPGNESPVALSPDEDRLRTPELVDDLNDGGSVCLSEDGTIDSQHRDGEDGTDVFSAAPVANNVIEVIDEDEEDDDDDDGEFVASDLEQIQHLLEFKHEEVQFLENELENQKQKYLELVSFTKSLLSAVRNNDLERQQELIASLPQPSDQSWEMTVDRGAQLAAESTDASSNHDDSPMGPPLGPENEEVPPASVNEDGSTTVVNEPSASEEQLQEAVKEQK; from the exons ATGGCTGCCCCGTTCCCCTCCAGTAGCAGAATGGATGCGTGGCCACAAAGACGTGGCCTGCAGACT ATGAACCTGCGGTCAGTGTTTACGGCTGAACAGCAGAGAATCCTGGAACGTTACTATGAGAATGGGATGACCAATCAGAGCAAAGCTTGCTTCCAGCTAATACTGCAATGTGCTCAGGAGGCCAAACTGGACTTCAGTGTTGTCCGG ACATGGGTTGGCAACAAAAGACGTAAGCTTGCCTCCAAGGTAGACCAGAACGGAGGTGTGTCTCATTCCTTATCCAGTCACGGACTTGCTGGCGGACTGCTCTCCAATCACACATTAGCTGGAGCTACTCTGTCCAGTCATAGCCTGGCGGCAGGGGCACTGCTTCCTGCTGAAATGGCTGCCGCGCGGAACATCCAGAATCGTGTGCaccttctccctccatcttcatcctttccttctttctcatcaacatcttcctctccttcctcatcctctcctcttaGCAGTGggagcaacaacaaaaacaacaacaatgacgTCATTCTGACTGGGATCTACTCTCTGAACTCTGTCCCTCGCTCCCGACCAAGAACCACAGCCCCCGCATCTCAGTCGGACTCTGAGCTTTCTGCACACACATCCTCATCTCTGATTAACCAGGCCTTGCAGAGCAGGAACAGCTCCACCACCTCACCACTCCACTCCAAGCTGGGGTCACTCTCTCAGAATCTCCCATCCCTCACATCAGCCTCAGGACCTTTAGTCTACACTGCAGTCAGGAAGGGAAGTTTACCCCATGGGGAGTCAGGGGTAAGTGCAGGAGCAGGGGTAGTACCTCACAGCTGGACTAGGCAGTATGGTACAATGCAAACACGCCCTTGGTCCTCTTCCTCACAATCCCAGGCTCAGCCCAGACCTCACTCCAACCCCCAACCTCAGCCACCTGCTCCCCAGAAGACACGGGTCTCCCTCCCAGCCCAAAACTCTAGTCCAGCCTCTGAACAGACACCTCGTATCCAGCAGGTCTTCACTTTGTCAGAAAGAGGTGAAGGGGACAGAATTAGACCTGCACCAGCCACTACTTGGAAAGGCAAACAGAGTCGTAGGCCAGCTCCTCTTTCTCTGGACACCAGTCATAACTTCTCAATTGCCATGGAAACcgcagatgaagaagatgagtGGCAAAGGGAAGAGGAATTGGCAAATATGGctgctcagactcacatccaCAAGGAGCAGACGTCACCCGGCCCAAACGAGGCTGAAGTGTCTGTAGTGAGAGGAAGCCACACACCTCCTATGACAGGCTCCAGACCCCCACTGCTTCACAGCAACACAGATCTTCAGGGCAGCTACTCCCTCACAGCACAGACCTCACTTACAGGGGAATCCAGCTCACAG aCTTCAGTTAGTGTGTCTGCTGCACCCTGGGTTATCAGCAACTCCAGAAAGAGAACA ctgcaggatAGGACGCAGTTCAGCGATGGGGATCTCATCCAACTGAAACGCTACTGGGACCGAGGCATGACCAGCCTGGGCTCAGTCTGCAGGGAAAaaatcacagctgcagcacatcaGCTCAATGTAGACACTGAAATAGTCAAG ACATGGATCAGTAACAGACGGAGGAAGTACCGTCTGATGGGTATTGAAATCCCACCGCCTAAAGGTGGGCCTGCTGTATTCACAAATTCATCCCCAGGTAATGAGTCTCCAGTGGCCCTCAGCCCAGACGAGGACCGTCTCAGAACACCTGAACTCGTAGATGACTTGAATGATGGGGgatctgtctgcctgtctgaaG ATGGCACTATCGACTCAcaacacagagatggagaagatgGAACAGATGTGTTCAGTGCTGCTCCAGTGGCCAATAATGTG ATTGAAGTAATTGATGAGGAcgaagaagatgatgatgatgatgatggtgaatTTGTGGCTTCAGACCTAGAGCAAATACAGCACCTGCTGGAATTCAAG CATGAGGAAGTTCAGTTCTTAGAGAACGAGCTAgagaaccaaaaacaaaaatacctGGAGCTCGTGAGCTTCACGAAGAGCCTGCTCAGCGCTGTGAGGAATAATGACCTAGAGAGACAGCAG GAACTCATAGCCAGTCTACCTCAGCCTTCAGACCAGAGCTGGGAGATGACTGTGGATAGAGGAGCCCAGCTTGCTGCAGAGTCAACAGACGCATCCTCCAACCACGACGACTCCCCAATGGGGCCTCCACTGGGCCCAGAAAACGAAGAAGTCCCACCGGCCAGCGTAAATGAAGATGGTTCAACAACAGTAGTTAATGAGCCCTCTGCATCAGAGGAGCAACTGCAGGAAGCAGTTAAAGAACAAAAGTGA
- the hdx gene encoding highly divergent homeobox isoform X1 translates to MAAPFPSSSRMDAWPQRRGLQTMNLRSVFTAEQQRILERYYENGMTNQSKACFQLILQCAQEAKLDFSVVRTWVGNKRRKLASKVDQNGGVSHSLSSHGLAGGLLSNHTLAGATLSSHSLAAGALLPAEMAAARNIQNRVHLLPPSSSFPSFSSTSSSPSSSSPLSSGSNNKNNNNDVILTGIYSLNSVPRSRPRTTAPASQSDSELSAHTSSSLINQALQSRNSSTTSPLHSKLGSLSQNLPSLTSASGPLVYTAVRKGSLPHGESGVSAGAGVVPHSWTRQYGTMQTRPWSSSSQSQAQPRPHSNPQPQPPAPQKTRVSLPAQNSSPASEQTPRIQQVFTLSERGEGDRIRPAPATTWKGKQSRRPAPLSLDTSHNFSIAMETADEEDEWQREEELANMAAQTHIHKEQTSPGPNEAEVSVVRGSHTPPMTGSRPPLLHSNTDLQGSYSLTAQTSLTGESSSQTSVSVSAAPWVISNSRKRTLQDRTQFSDGDLIQLKRYWDRGMTSLGSVCREKITAAAHQLNVDTEIVKTWISNRRRKYRLMGIEIPPPKGGPAVFTNSSPGNESPVALSPDEDRLRTPELVDDLNDGGSVCLSEDGTIDSQHRDGEDGTDVFSAAPVANNVKIEVIDEDEEDDDDDDGEFVASDLEQIQHLLEFKHEEVQFLENELENQKQKYLELVSFTKSLLSAVRNNDLERQQELIASLPQPSDQSWEMTVDRGAQLAAESTDASSNHDDSPMGPPLGPENEEVPPASVNEDGSTTVVNEPSASEEQLQEAVKEQK, encoded by the exons ATGGCTGCCCCGTTCCCCTCCAGTAGCAGAATGGATGCGTGGCCACAAAGACGTGGCCTGCAGACT ATGAACCTGCGGTCAGTGTTTACGGCTGAACAGCAGAGAATCCTGGAACGTTACTATGAGAATGGGATGACCAATCAGAGCAAAGCTTGCTTCCAGCTAATACTGCAATGTGCTCAGGAGGCCAAACTGGACTTCAGTGTTGTCCGG ACATGGGTTGGCAACAAAAGACGTAAGCTTGCCTCCAAGGTAGACCAGAACGGAGGTGTGTCTCATTCCTTATCCAGTCACGGACTTGCTGGCGGACTGCTCTCCAATCACACATTAGCTGGAGCTACTCTGTCCAGTCATAGCCTGGCGGCAGGGGCACTGCTTCCTGCTGAAATGGCTGCCGCGCGGAACATCCAGAATCGTGTGCaccttctccctccatcttcatcctttccttctttctcatcaacatcttcctctccttcctcatcctctcctcttaGCAGTGggagcaacaacaaaaacaacaacaatgacgTCATTCTGACTGGGATCTACTCTCTGAACTCTGTCCCTCGCTCCCGACCAAGAACCACAGCCCCCGCATCTCAGTCGGACTCTGAGCTTTCTGCACACACATCCTCATCTCTGATTAACCAGGCCTTGCAGAGCAGGAACAGCTCCACCACCTCACCACTCCACTCCAAGCTGGGGTCACTCTCTCAGAATCTCCCATCCCTCACATCAGCCTCAGGACCTTTAGTCTACACTGCAGTCAGGAAGGGAAGTTTACCCCATGGGGAGTCAGGGGTAAGTGCAGGAGCAGGGGTAGTACCTCACAGCTGGACTAGGCAGTATGGTACAATGCAAACACGCCCTTGGTCCTCTTCCTCACAATCCCAGGCTCAGCCCAGACCTCACTCCAACCCCCAACCTCAGCCACCTGCTCCCCAGAAGACACGGGTCTCCCTCCCAGCCCAAAACTCTAGTCCAGCCTCTGAACAGACACCTCGTATCCAGCAGGTCTTCACTTTGTCAGAAAGAGGTGAAGGGGACAGAATTAGACCTGCACCAGCCACTACTTGGAAAGGCAAACAGAGTCGTAGGCCAGCTCCTCTTTCTCTGGACACCAGTCATAACTTCTCAATTGCCATGGAAACcgcagatgaagaagatgagtGGCAAAGGGAAGAGGAATTGGCAAATATGGctgctcagactcacatccaCAAGGAGCAGACGTCACCCGGCCCAAACGAGGCTGAAGTGTCTGTAGTGAGAGGAAGCCACACACCTCCTATGACAGGCTCCAGACCCCCACTGCTTCACAGCAACACAGATCTTCAGGGCAGCTACTCCCTCACAGCACAGACCTCACTTACAGGGGAATCCAGCTCACAG aCTTCAGTTAGTGTGTCTGCTGCACCCTGGGTTATCAGCAACTCCAGAAAGAGAACA ctgcaggatAGGACGCAGTTCAGCGATGGGGATCTCATCCAACTGAAACGCTACTGGGACCGAGGCATGACCAGCCTGGGCTCAGTCTGCAGGGAAAaaatcacagctgcagcacatcaGCTCAATGTAGACACTGAAATAGTCAAG ACATGGATCAGTAACAGACGGAGGAAGTACCGTCTGATGGGTATTGAAATCCCACCGCCTAAAGGTGGGCCTGCTGTATTCACAAATTCATCCCCAGGTAATGAGTCTCCAGTGGCCCTCAGCCCAGACGAGGACCGTCTCAGAACACCTGAACTCGTAGATGACTTGAATGATGGGGgatctgtctgcctgtctgaaG ATGGCACTATCGACTCAcaacacagagatggagaagatgGAACAGATGTGTTCAGTGCTGCTCCAGTGGCCAATAATGTG aaGATTGAAGTAATTGATGAGGAcgaagaagatgatgatgatgatgatggtgaatTTGTGGCTTCAGACCTAGAGCAAATACAGCACCTGCTGGAATTCAAG CATGAGGAAGTTCAGTTCTTAGAGAACGAGCTAgagaaccaaaaacaaaaatacctGGAGCTCGTGAGCTTCACGAAGAGCCTGCTCAGCGCTGTGAGGAATAATGACCTAGAGAGACAGCAG GAACTCATAGCCAGTCTACCTCAGCCTTCAGACCAGAGCTGGGAGATGACTGTGGATAGAGGAGCCCAGCTTGCTGCAGAGTCAACAGACGCATCCTCCAACCACGACGACTCCCCAATGGGGCCTCCACTGGGCCCAGAAAACGAAGAAGTCCCACCGGCCAGCGTAAATGAAGATGGTTCAACAACAGTAGTTAATGAGCCCTCTGCATCAGAGGAGCAACTGCAGGAAGCAGTTAAAGAACAAAAGTGA
- the hdx gene encoding highly divergent homeobox isoform X5: MCSGGQTGLQCCPGRHINTWVGNKRRKLASKVDQNGGVSHSLSSHGLAGGLLSNHTLAGATLSSHSLAAGALLPAEMAAARNIQNRVHLLPPSSSFPSFSSTSSSPSSSSPLSSGSNNKNNNNDVILTGIYSLNSVPRSRPRTTAPASQSDSELSAHTSSSLINQALQSRNSSTTSPLHSKLGSLSQNLPSLTSASGPLVYTAVRKGSLPHGESGVSAGAGVVPHSWTRQYGTMQTRPWSSSSQSQAQPRPHSNPQPQPPAPQKTRVSLPAQNSSPASEQTPRIQQVFTLSERGEGDRIRPAPATTWKGKQSRRPAPLSLDTSHNFSIAMETADEEDEWQREEELANMAAQTHIHKEQTSPGPNEAEVSVVRGSHTPPMTGSRPPLLHSNTDLQGSYSLTAQTSLTGESSSQTSVSVSAAPWVISNSRKRTLQDRTQFSDGDLIQLKRYWDRGMTSLGSVCREKITAAAHQLNVDTEIVKTWISNRRRKYRLMGIEIPPPKGGPAVFTNSSPGNESPVALSPDEDRLRTPELVDDLNDGGSVCLSEDGTIDSQHRDGEDGTDVFSAAPVANNVKIEVIDEDEEDDDDDDGEFVASDLEQIQHLLEFKHEEVQFLENELENQKQKYLELVSFTKSLLSAVRNNDLERQQELIASLPQPSDQSWEMTVDRGAQLAAESTDASSNHDDSPMGPPLGPENEEVPPASVNEDGSTTVVNEPSASEEQLQEAVKEQK, translated from the exons ATGTGCTCAGGAGGCCAAACTGGACTTCAGTGTTGTCCGGGTAGGCACATAaat ACATGGGTTGGCAACAAAAGACGTAAGCTTGCCTCCAAGGTAGACCAGAACGGAGGTGTGTCTCATTCCTTATCCAGTCACGGACTTGCTGGCGGACTGCTCTCCAATCACACATTAGCTGGAGCTACTCTGTCCAGTCATAGCCTGGCGGCAGGGGCACTGCTTCCTGCTGAAATGGCTGCCGCGCGGAACATCCAGAATCGTGTGCaccttctccctccatcttcatcctttccttctttctcatcaacatcttcctctccttcctcatcctctcctcttaGCAGTGggagcaacaacaaaaacaacaacaatgacgTCATTCTGACTGGGATCTACTCTCTGAACTCTGTCCCTCGCTCCCGACCAAGAACCACAGCCCCCGCATCTCAGTCGGACTCTGAGCTTTCTGCACACACATCCTCATCTCTGATTAACCAGGCCTTGCAGAGCAGGAACAGCTCCACCACCTCACCACTCCACTCCAAGCTGGGGTCACTCTCTCAGAATCTCCCATCCCTCACATCAGCCTCAGGACCTTTAGTCTACACTGCAGTCAGGAAGGGAAGTTTACCCCATGGGGAGTCAGGGGTAAGTGCAGGAGCAGGGGTAGTACCTCACAGCTGGACTAGGCAGTATGGTACAATGCAAACACGCCCTTGGTCCTCTTCCTCACAATCCCAGGCTCAGCCCAGACCTCACTCCAACCCCCAACCTCAGCCACCTGCTCCCCAGAAGACACGGGTCTCCCTCCCAGCCCAAAACTCTAGTCCAGCCTCTGAACAGACACCTCGTATCCAGCAGGTCTTCACTTTGTCAGAAAGAGGTGAAGGGGACAGAATTAGACCTGCACCAGCCACTACTTGGAAAGGCAAACAGAGTCGTAGGCCAGCTCCTCTTTCTCTGGACACCAGTCATAACTTCTCAATTGCCATGGAAACcgcagatgaagaagatgagtGGCAAAGGGAAGAGGAATTGGCAAATATGGctgctcagactcacatccaCAAGGAGCAGACGTCACCCGGCCCAAACGAGGCTGAAGTGTCTGTAGTGAGAGGAAGCCACACACCTCCTATGACAGGCTCCAGACCCCCACTGCTTCACAGCAACACAGATCTTCAGGGCAGCTACTCCCTCACAGCACAGACCTCACTTACAGGGGAATCCAGCTCACAG aCTTCAGTTAGTGTGTCTGCTGCACCCTGGGTTATCAGCAACTCCAGAAAGAGAACA ctgcaggatAGGACGCAGTTCAGCGATGGGGATCTCATCCAACTGAAACGCTACTGGGACCGAGGCATGACCAGCCTGGGCTCAGTCTGCAGGGAAAaaatcacagctgcagcacatcaGCTCAATGTAGACACTGAAATAGTCAAG ACATGGATCAGTAACAGACGGAGGAAGTACCGTCTGATGGGTATTGAAATCCCACCGCCTAAAGGTGGGCCTGCTGTATTCACAAATTCATCCCCAGGTAATGAGTCTCCAGTGGCCCTCAGCCCAGACGAGGACCGTCTCAGAACACCTGAACTCGTAGATGACTTGAATGATGGGGgatctgtctgcctgtctgaaG ATGGCACTATCGACTCAcaacacagagatggagaagatgGAACAGATGTGTTCAGTGCTGCTCCAGTGGCCAATAATGTG aaGATTGAAGTAATTGATGAGGAcgaagaagatgatgatgatgatgatggtgaatTTGTGGCTTCAGACCTAGAGCAAATACAGCACCTGCTGGAATTCAAG CATGAGGAAGTTCAGTTCTTAGAGAACGAGCTAgagaaccaaaaacaaaaatacctGGAGCTCGTGAGCTTCACGAAGAGCCTGCTCAGCGCTGTGAGGAATAATGACCTAGAGAGACAGCAG GAACTCATAGCCAGTCTACCTCAGCCTTCAGACCAGAGCTGGGAGATGACTGTGGATAGAGGAGCCCAGCTTGCTGCAGAGTCAACAGACGCATCCTCCAACCACGACGACTCCCCAATGGGGCCTCCACTGGGCCCAGAAAACGAAGAAGTCCCACCGGCCAGCGTAAATGAAGATGGTTCAACAACAGTAGTTAATGAGCCCTCTGCATCAGAGGAGCAACTGCAGGAAGCAGTTAAAGAACAAAAGTGA
- the hdx gene encoding highly divergent homeobox isoform X2, which translates to MAAPFPSSSRMDAWPQRRGLQTMNLRSVFTAEQQRILERYYENGMTNQSKACFQLILQCAQEAKLDFSVVRTWVGNKRRKLASKVDQNGGVSHSLSSHGLAGGLLSNHTLAGATLSSHSLAAGALLPAEMAAARNIQNRVHLLPPSSSFPSFSSTSSSPSSSSPLSSGSNNKNNNNDVILTGIYSLNSVPRSRPRTTAPASQSDSELSAHTSSSLINQALQSRNSSTTSPLHSKLGSLSQNLPSLTSASGPLVYTAVRKGSLPHGESGVSAGAGVVPHSWTRQYGTMQTRPWSSSSQSQAQPRPHSNPQPQPPAPQKTRVSLPAQNSSPASEQTPRIQQVFTLSERGEGDRIRPAPATTWKGKQSRRPAPLSLDTSHNFSIAMETADEEDEWQREEELANMAAQTHIHKEQTSPGPNEAEVSVVRGSHTPPMTGSRPPLLHSNTDLQGSYSLTAQTSLTGESSSQTSVSVSAAPWVISNSRKRTLQDRTQFSDGDLIQLKRYWDRGMTSLGSVCREKITAAAHQLNVDTEIVKTWISNRRRKYRLMGIEIPPPKGGPAVFTNSSPGNESPVALSPDEDRLRTPELVDDLNDGGSVCLSEDGTIDSQHRDGEDGTDVFSAAPVANNKIEVIDEDEEDDDDDDGEFVASDLEQIQHLLEFKHEEVQFLENELENQKQKYLELVSFTKSLLSAVRNNDLERQQELIASLPQPSDQSWEMTVDRGAQLAAESTDASSNHDDSPMGPPLGPENEEVPPASVNEDGSTTVVNEPSASEEQLQEAVKEQK; encoded by the exons ATGGCTGCCCCGTTCCCCTCCAGTAGCAGAATGGATGCGTGGCCACAAAGACGTGGCCTGCAGACT ATGAACCTGCGGTCAGTGTTTACGGCTGAACAGCAGAGAATCCTGGAACGTTACTATGAGAATGGGATGACCAATCAGAGCAAAGCTTGCTTCCAGCTAATACTGCAATGTGCTCAGGAGGCCAAACTGGACTTCAGTGTTGTCCGG ACATGGGTTGGCAACAAAAGACGTAAGCTTGCCTCCAAGGTAGACCAGAACGGAGGTGTGTCTCATTCCTTATCCAGTCACGGACTTGCTGGCGGACTGCTCTCCAATCACACATTAGCTGGAGCTACTCTGTCCAGTCATAGCCTGGCGGCAGGGGCACTGCTTCCTGCTGAAATGGCTGCCGCGCGGAACATCCAGAATCGTGTGCaccttctccctccatcttcatcctttccttctttctcatcaacatcttcctctccttcctcatcctctcctcttaGCAGTGggagcaacaacaaaaacaacaacaatgacgTCATTCTGACTGGGATCTACTCTCTGAACTCTGTCCCTCGCTCCCGACCAAGAACCACAGCCCCCGCATCTCAGTCGGACTCTGAGCTTTCTGCACACACATCCTCATCTCTGATTAACCAGGCCTTGCAGAGCAGGAACAGCTCCACCACCTCACCACTCCACTCCAAGCTGGGGTCACTCTCTCAGAATCTCCCATCCCTCACATCAGCCTCAGGACCTTTAGTCTACACTGCAGTCAGGAAGGGAAGTTTACCCCATGGGGAGTCAGGGGTAAGTGCAGGAGCAGGGGTAGTACCTCACAGCTGGACTAGGCAGTATGGTACAATGCAAACACGCCCTTGGTCCTCTTCCTCACAATCCCAGGCTCAGCCCAGACCTCACTCCAACCCCCAACCTCAGCCACCTGCTCCCCAGAAGACACGGGTCTCCCTCCCAGCCCAAAACTCTAGTCCAGCCTCTGAACAGACACCTCGTATCCAGCAGGTCTTCACTTTGTCAGAAAGAGGTGAAGGGGACAGAATTAGACCTGCACCAGCCACTACTTGGAAAGGCAAACAGAGTCGTAGGCCAGCTCCTCTTTCTCTGGACACCAGTCATAACTTCTCAATTGCCATGGAAACcgcagatgaagaagatgagtGGCAAAGGGAAGAGGAATTGGCAAATATGGctgctcagactcacatccaCAAGGAGCAGACGTCACCCGGCCCAAACGAGGCTGAAGTGTCTGTAGTGAGAGGAAGCCACACACCTCCTATGACAGGCTCCAGACCCCCACTGCTTCACAGCAACACAGATCTTCAGGGCAGCTACTCCCTCACAGCACAGACCTCACTTACAGGGGAATCCAGCTCACAG aCTTCAGTTAGTGTGTCTGCTGCACCCTGGGTTATCAGCAACTCCAGAAAGAGAACA ctgcaggatAGGACGCAGTTCAGCGATGGGGATCTCATCCAACTGAAACGCTACTGGGACCGAGGCATGACCAGCCTGGGCTCAGTCTGCAGGGAAAaaatcacagctgcagcacatcaGCTCAATGTAGACACTGAAATAGTCAAG ACATGGATCAGTAACAGACGGAGGAAGTACCGTCTGATGGGTATTGAAATCCCACCGCCTAAAGGTGGGCCTGCTGTATTCACAAATTCATCCCCAGGTAATGAGTCTCCAGTGGCCCTCAGCCCAGACGAGGACCGTCTCAGAACACCTGAACTCGTAGATGACTTGAATGATGGGGgatctgtctgcctgtctgaaG ATGGCACTATCGACTCAcaacacagagatggagaagatgGAACAGATGTGTTCAGTGCTGCTCCAGTGGCCAATAAT aaGATTGAAGTAATTGATGAGGAcgaagaagatgatgatgatgatgatggtgaatTTGTGGCTTCAGACCTAGAGCAAATACAGCACCTGCTGGAATTCAAG CATGAGGAAGTTCAGTTCTTAGAGAACGAGCTAgagaaccaaaaacaaaaatacctGGAGCTCGTGAGCTTCACGAAGAGCCTGCTCAGCGCTGTGAGGAATAATGACCTAGAGAGACAGCAG GAACTCATAGCCAGTCTACCTCAGCCTTCAGACCAGAGCTGGGAGATGACTGTGGATAGAGGAGCCCAGCTTGCTGCAGAGTCAACAGACGCATCCTCCAACCACGACGACTCCCCAATGGGGCCTCCACTGGGCCCAGAAAACGAAGAAGTCCCACCGGCCAGCGTAAATGAAGATGGTTCAACAACAGTAGTTAATGAGCCCTCTGCATCAGAGGAGCAACTGCAGGAAGCAGTTAAAGAACAAAAGTGA